Within the Glycine max cultivar Williams 82 chromosome 12, Glycine_max_v4.0, whole genome shotgun sequence genome, the region AATTTAAATGTGTATCGAAATCTTTCTCCATAGctattctcttcttttattgccTTATGTTTTCCGAATACACCATTAGCAAAATCTCTATATCTTCTTAGCTTTCATTTGTTCAACTCTTGATTAATACTATCTTAACTAAAACTTATGATGAACTCTTTGGAATTTGATGATAACAGTAAAAACCTCAATCAGGGTTTAAAAGGTAGTTGACAACAATCATAATTACcaacaatcataaataaatttttaatataattatttaataaatgaatgtattttaactttttaaagcCCAATACAGTTGTAAATAATTAATACGAATTCCTCTTaacaaattgtaaataattaatacaaattcCTCTTaatactaagaaaaaaaaaattgataattcatGAAAGTGATTTCCTGTTTTATACTAAGTTGCTTGGAAATGtttcattttcaagaaaatgTTCTTGTATTCACGGGGAGACTTCTAACACAAATCACAGAAAAGAGAACTatggaaagaagaaatgagGAAAAAATACCCACATATCAGGAAAAAATGAATGCCGGGACCTGTTGAAGCAACCTCCTCGACACTGGAAGTAGCAGTTGAGGATAGTGTCTGTgacaaaaattatgaaaactaaTCTACTGGAAAGTAATTAAGTACAACAAATGCATGCAGTTCAGTAGGCATACAGTCATGTCATCATAAAACTACAAGGAAACGAATATAACTTTTGTCTGGAAATAAAACCAAACTGCATGACAAATATGGTAAAAGTTAAACCATGATTGTGCCAGCTGCTGATGCTGCTCTAGCAGTATCTAATTCTCCTGCACAAAAGTtgcataatttgttttaattcagAAGTTTTTCTATGTTGTTGTTATAGCAAGAAATaaacttcaattaaaaaaatattaagaatcaGGTATTAATGCATTAACATTATGATTAACACAGACCAATGAATCTGGTCACATACCTTCAGGGTGAGCCATCTTTTGCATGGCTGTTGGATCCATCATGATAGGCATTGATATTTTGAAGCCCAATACAGTTGTAGTCAAGTCTATCTTGCTTAAATCAACAAGAATACGCAGCCGGAACCTGTTTGAAGTAAACCAAATGGATATTGAGAAAAGGGCTTCGGAATAACAAAGTTGAAAATTGATTAAAGGAAGCATAAGTTGCAATCTCATAACACAAGGAAATCCTGATGTGTCCTTAGTAATCAAAGGAAAGGTAAACTTAGATTTTGAATGAAAAGTTTCTAGGGGACCggaaaagacaaataaatgGAGGTCTTGGTTCCTGAGAAAAGTAAATTACAACTGAGGTTGTGTTCCTTTGTTCATTAGGTGTATTCAAAATTCTGATTTCTCCATTTGttttaagttataattttaCTCCTTCTTTGTCTCACCTTTTCCTTGGTCAGAATGCtttataatgtaataaaaaacaaaaacagaaacgAATTTTTAACCCCTTCATCTGCAATCTGCATAACTTCATTAGGTTGAAAACTTACGTCCATTAGATTTAGATCAACCATCCAATGTATCGTATTAAAGTCTGAAACTAGAGTGCAAGGATCATAATCTCATGGGCAAAGTG harbors:
- the LOC102666369 gene encoding L-lactate dehydrogenase, with protein sequence MRLQLMLPLINFQLCYSEALFSISIWFTSNRFRLRILVDLSKIDLTTTVLGFKISMPIMMDPTAMQKMAHPEGELDTARAASAAGTIMTLSSTATSSVEEVASTGPGIHFFLICGTQKIRHPYLQEHSKGGNATQKGTAGAASPLKKSIGYVGVPLVGAASPLWLQVLDGKKQNVRVVAGRSSRRDEVGNSGGARFLEGN